The following proteins are encoded in a genomic region of Desulfosporosinus youngiae DSM 17734:
- a CDS encoding MarR family transcriptional regulator, translating into MNQTLRILDILTKMQEQSDVFQHKGEGLLDDISLAEVHCIDCIGMMDHPNVTKISEKMGLTRGGISRISKRLLGKGLIESYQEPDNNKEIYFRLTESGQYVYDEHKQLHNQLREEWLSFFERYSDDEQAAILRFFTDINGLFNGKPADKTDKAGW; encoded by the coding sequence ATGAATCAAACGCTAAGAATCTTAGATATTCTTACTAAAATGCAGGAGCAGTCGGACGTATTCCAGCATAAAGGAGAGGGGCTGTTGGATGACATCAGCCTTGCGGAAGTCCATTGTATTGACTGTATTGGTATGATGGACCATCCGAATGTAACAAAAATTTCCGAAAAAATGGGGTTGACCCGGGGAGGCATAAGCAGAATCAGCAAAAGGCTGCTAGGTAAAGGCCTAATAGAGAGCTACCAGGAGCCAGACAACAACAAAGAAATCTACTTTCGGCTGACTGAGAGCGGACAATATGTCTATGACGAGCATAAACAACTCCACAACCAACTCAGAGAAGAGTGGTTGTCCTTTTTCGAACGCTACAGTGACGATGAGCAAGCTGCAATATTACGGTTTTTCACAGATATTAACGGTCTTTTTAACGGCAAACCGGCTGATAAAACTGACAAGGCCGGCTGGTAA